GAGTCCGGAGGCTTCTTTACAAAAGTCTGCTTAGCGCTATTCTTGCACTCGTACTTTTAGGACTTGTCTTCGTAAGCGGATCTCGTCTTCGAAGGCTTTCGTCATGGCCTGAAATCTACGATCGGAGAAGTTTACTTTCTTGGTAACTGTTTCGTAAAGAGGATTGGTTCTTCCTTCTGGAACGATAAAGCTAGGTTTTATATCCTTCTCCATATAGGCGCGGAAAGAAACCACGTTTGCATCATCGTCTATGAGTAGAATCGATCCTCCATGCGATTTCATGATCTGGATGGTATCTACTACCCAGCCTCCAGTATTGAATATCAGCTTATCTTGGATTCTTAATCCAATGTTCTGAGAAAGGGAAGCGAAGGGTTTGTGAGTGTGACCGAAGATGAATGTATAGTCCTTCGGAAAGGTTCGCTTTTTATTTTTGATCTCTTCTTCCCATTGGTGGGGAATGGTATCTTCTAAGTAAGTGTTTAGATTCGTGATCACTTCTTCGCTTAGAATATTGTCAGACATTCCTCTTTCGTCCTGTCCGACTTTTAAAACAATATTCTTAAGAGTGTTGCTCACTGGCCAGAAGAGAATAGATTTCAGGAACATATTCGTTTTGATCTTACTGAATATATAACTAGTGATGTTGCTAGTTAGTTTACCCATAGCCTTTTCATCTTGCAGCATATCATAAAGTAACCCGATGCCTTTTCCTACTTTTCCGGACCTTCCTAAAGTGGACCAAAAGAAGTCGATCCAAGCAAAGTTCTCTTTCTCTAGAACAGTGATGGATTTAGAATTCGGTACTACTGTAAAAGATTGGAATGGATTTAGGCTCAAAAGTCTTTGCCAGAAATTTGGTCTTGGTTTCGGCTTCTTCTTATCCTCATCTATTTCAGGAAGCAATATCCTTTGGATCGTGCTCATAAGAGCATAGATATTCTCTAAATAATTTCCATGAGAAAGGAAAACGGAATGATCTCCTTTCTTGCTGACTATTTCGTAATTCGGATAAGCAATGACAGCTTTACCCTTCTTTAGTTTTGAGTTTCTTCTTAGAATGCCGGTTAACAGATGAGATTCTACGAAGTCGGGATCCACCATCTTGGTTGTATACCAAGCATCCTCGATATACTGATTCGGTTTAAGACCGGCGATATAGTCGATGTATTGTCTTTCTCTTGCAGTTTCCCAGAGATGATGATCGTGATTGCCTGG
Above is a window of Leptospira semungkisensis DNA encoding:
- a CDS encoding metallophosphoesterase; the protein is MATSKIKYVVISDVHFGAYNSLLTYIEEFPDPVRKEDKFKVNSQKTSPALIELLACLKIIVQSVNGASNAPQFILLGDILELALGDINEASMTFERFLEVAYKEKKPVFSDKIIYIPGNHDHHLWETARERQYIDYIAGLKPNQYIEDAWYTTKMVDPDFVESHLLTGILRRNSKLKKGKAVIAYPNYEIVSKKGDHSVFLSHGNYLENIYALMSTIQRILLPEIDEDKKKPKPRPNFWQRLLSLNPFQSFTVVPNSKSITVLEKENFAWIDFFWSTLGRSGKVGKGIGLLYDMLQDEKAMGKLTSNITSYIFSKIKTNMFLKSILFWPVSNTLKNIVLKVGQDERGMSDNILSEEVITNLNTYLEDTIPHQWEEEIKNKKRTFPKDYTFIFGHTHKPFASLSQNIGLRIQDKLIFNTGGWVVDTIQIMKSHGGSILLIDDDANVVSFRAYMEKDIKPSFIVPEGRTNPLYETVTKKVNFSDRRFQAMTKAFEDEIRLRRQVLKVRVQE